A genomic region of Magnetococcales bacterium contains the following coding sequences:
- a CDS encoding response regulator yields MKNNTLPIIDEREGLPLRGSSRLRHLAEQVLGQNGRDWSLAAPEEINAVVHELQVHQIELEMQNEELRQVQLQLEHTRDQYSHLFHEAPVGYFILDEKGTIQAANQTGALLLGLEKESLPRRRFHEFISKEDQDTFYHHRKAVTASRDLLRCEVDIIRKDGDPIHVQLTSIAYGGVGNDQPLIELKPFQWQMAITDITLRKEQERALLQSKEKAEAADQAKSIFLATMSHEIRSPMNVILGMNEILLEGDLNAEQRRYVEMMHRSSQAILAILNDVLDISRFESSQFTLQEQPFCPGQVVEETSRLMMLAAGQKGLLLVTDVEAAIPPLIPGDGNRVRQVLVNLIANAIKYTDQGRVTVSLRHAPEGNALLFSVADTGIGIAAHNRERIFDRFIQVDTGLTRSYGGVGLGLAIARKLVERMGGHLRVESELGLGSTFFFTLPLREVVLPQVLPPCASAEAGNRSLRILLAEDSQDNQALFQLYLQQTCHRLVIVNNGIEAVARVRDEVFDLVVMDLQMPMMDGYTATRRIRRWERETNRPALVIIALSAHASIGTKQESLAAGCDDHLTKPIGKRDFLQAIQRVGRTGEDAAHSEAGPGPVVSP; encoded by the coding sequence ATGAAAAATAATACTTTACCCATCATTGACGAAAGAGAAGGTCTTCCTCTCCGGGGAAGCTCCCGGCTGCGCCATCTGGCCGAGCAGGTTCTGGGTCAGAATGGCCGGGATTGGAGCCTGGCCGCTCCGGAGGAAATCAACGCCGTGGTTCACGAACTGCAGGTTCATCAAATCGAGCTGGAGATGCAGAACGAAGAGTTGCGACAGGTCCAGCTGCAACTGGAGCATACGCGCGACCAGTACAGCCACTTGTTTCACGAGGCCCCGGTGGGCTATTTCATTCTGGACGAAAAGGGGACCATCCAGGCGGCCAACCAGACCGGGGCACTGTTGCTCGGCCTGGAAAAAGAGTCCCTGCCGCGTCGCCGCTTTCACGAGTTCATTTCCAAGGAGGATCAGGACACCTTCTATCACCACCGCAAGGCGGTAACGGCCTCTCGTGATCTGTTGCGGTGTGAAGTCGACATCATCCGGAAAGATGGTGATCCGATTCATGTGCAACTGACCAGCATCGCTTATGGCGGGGTGGGCAACGACCAGCCGCTGATCGAGCTGAAACCCTTCCAGTGGCAGATGGCCATTACCGATATCACCCTGCGCAAGGAGCAGGAGAGGGCGTTGCTTCAGTCCAAGGAGAAGGCGGAAGCGGCGGATCAGGCCAAAAGCATCTTCCTGGCCACCATGAGCCATGAGATCCGCTCTCCGATGAATGTGATCCTGGGGATGAATGAAATCCTTCTGGAGGGGGATCTGAACGCAGAGCAGCGGCGTTATGTGGAGATGATGCACCGTTCGAGCCAGGCCATTCTGGCCATTCTCAACGATGTGTTGGATATTTCGCGCTTCGAATCGAGTCAGTTCACCCTGCAGGAGCAGCCGTTCTGCCCCGGCCAGGTGGTGGAGGAGACCTCCCGGCTGATGATGCTGGCTGCCGGGCAGAAGGGGCTTCTCCTGGTGACGGACGTCGAGGCCGCCATTCCTCCGCTGATTCCGGGCGATGGCAATCGCGTGCGCCAGGTTCTGGTCAATCTGATCGCCAATGCCATCAAGTATACGGATCAAGGTCGCGTCACGGTCTCTTTGCGCCACGCTCCGGAGGGGAACGCCTTGCTCTTTTCGGTGGCCGATACCGGAATCGGTATTGCCGCCCACAACAGGGAGCGCATATTCGACCGGTTCATCCAGGTGGATACGGGTTTGACCCGCAGTTACGGGGGAGTGGGGCTGGGCCTGGCCATCGCCCGTAAACTGGTTGAAAGGATGGGTGGGCATCTGCGGGTGGAAAGCGAACTGGGGCTGGGCAGCACCTTCTTTTTCACCCTGCCGCTGCGGGAGGTGGTTCTTCCCCAGGTTCTTCCCCCGTGTGCTTCCGCAGAAGCCGGCAACCGGTCCCTGCGCATTTTGCTGGCGGAAGATTCCCAGGACAATCAAGCCTTGTTTCAGCTCTATCTGCAGCAGACCTGCCATCGACTGGTGATCGTCAACAACGGTATCGAAGCGGTGGCGCGTGTTCGGGATGAGGTCTTCGATCTGGTGGTAATGGATCTGCAGATGCCCATGATGGACGGGTATACCGCCACCCGCCGCATTCGTCGCTGGGAACGGGAGACGAATCGTCCGGCCTTGGTCATCATCGCCCTCAGCGCCCACGCCTCCATCGGAACAAAGCAGGAGAGTCTGGCCGCCGGCTGCGACGACCATCTCACCAAACCCATCGGCAAACGCGATTTTCTCCAGGCCATCCAACGGGTTGGCCGGACCGGAGAGGATGCGGCCCATTCGGAAGCCGGGCCTGGCCCGGTGGTGTCGCCGTAG